Genomic window (Subtercola endophyticus):
AAGTACACCATCGACGAGTGTAAAGAGCGTGGCAAGACCTACGCTGCTCCGCTGTACGTCGAGGCCGAGTTCATGAACCACCTCACCGGTGAGATCAAGACCCAGACCGTGTTCATGGGCGACTTCCCGCTGATGACCGAAAAGGGCACGTTCATCATCAACGGCACCGAGCGTGTCGTCGTGTCGCAGCTCGTGCGTAGCCCCGGTGTGTACTTCGACCGCCAGCTCGAGAAGACTTCCGACAAAGACATCTACTCCGCGCGCATCATTCCGAGCCGCGGCGCCTGGCTCGAGTTCGAGATCGACAAGCGCGACCAGGTCGGCGTTCGCATCGACCGCAAGCGCAAGCAGAGCGTCACCGTCTTTCTCAAGGCCCTCGGCCTGACCAGCGAAGAGATCCTCGAGCAGTTCAAGGGCTACTCGTCGATCGAGGCCACTTTGGAGAAGGATTCGATCCTCACCAAAGAAGAGGCGCTCAAAGACATCTACCGCAAGCTCCGCCCGGGCGAGCAGGTCGCCGCTGAAGCCGCACGCGCGCTTCTCGACAACTTCTACTTCAACCCGAAGCGTTACGACCTCGCCAAGGTGGGTCGTTACAAGATCAACCGCAAGCTGGGCATCGAGAGCGAGCTGTCGAACTCCGTTCTGACGAACGAAGACATCATCGCCACCATCAAGTACCTGGTCGCTCTGCACGAGAACCAGACCACGCTGCCCGGTCGCCGTAACGGCAAGGCCGTCGACATCCGTCTCGACATCGACGACATCGACCACTTCGGCAACCGTCGCATCCGTGCCGTCGGCGAGCTCATTCAGAACCAGGTTCGTACGGGTCTCTCCCGTATGGAGCGCGTGGTTCGCGAGCGGATGACCACGCAAGACATCGAGGCCATCACCCCGCAGACCCTGATCAACGTGCGCCCCGTCGTCGCCGCGATCAAGGAGTTCTTCGGTACCTCGCAGCTGAGTCAGTTCATGGACCAGAACAACCCCCTCGCGGGTCTGACGCACAAGCGTCGACTTTCCGCGCTGGGCCCGGGTGGTCTGAGCCGTGAGCGTGCCGGTGTCGAGGTTCGAGACGTGCACCCCAGCCACTACGGCCGTATGTGCCCCATCGAGACTCCGGAGGGCCCGAACATCGGTCTGATCGGCTCGCTGGCGTCGTTCGCCCGCATCAACTCGTTCGGTTTCATCGAGACCCCGTACCGTCGCATCGTCGACGGCGTGGTCACCGAGATCATCGACTACCTGACCGCGAGCGAAGAAGACGAGTTCGTCGTCGCTCAGGCCAACGCGCCTCTGACGAAAGACAACCGCTTCGCCGAGCCCCGCGTGCTTGCACGTCAGAAGGGCAACGAGGTCGACCTGTTCCCGATCGAGCAGATCGGCTACATGGATGTCTCGCCGCGCCAGATGGTGTCGGTTGCTACGTCGCTCATTCCGTTCCTCGAGCACGACGACGCCAACCGCGCCCTCATGGGTGCGAACATGCAGCGCCAGGCTGTGCCGTTGCTCATGAGCGACAGCCCGCTGGTCGGCACCGGTATGGAGGGCTTCGCGGCCGTCGACGCCGGTGACGTGGTGACTGCACTCAAGGCCGGCGTAGTCCAGGAAGTCTCTGCAGACTTCGTGACCGTCGCGCTCGACGAGGGTGGCACGCAGGATTACTACCTGCGCAAGTTCGACCGCTCGAACCAGGGCACGAGCTACAACCACCGTGTCATCGTGAACGAGGGCGACCGCGTCGAGGTCGGAGAGGTCATCGCCGATGGCCCCGCCACCGAGAACGGCGAGCTCGCGCTCGGCAAGAACCTGCTCGTGGCGTTCATGCCGTGGGAGGGTCACAACTTCGAAGACGCCATCATCTTGAGCCAGAACCTGGTGAAAGACGACGTGCTGTCGAGCATCCACATCGAAGAATACGAAGTGGATGCCCGTGACACCAAGCTCGGCAAAGAGGAGATCACCCGTGACCTCCCCAACGTCAGCCCCGAGCTGCTCGCCGACCTCGACGAGCGCGGCATCATTCGCATCGGAGCCGAGGTTCGCCCCGGCGACATTCTCGTCGGAAAGGTCACGCCCAAGGGCGAGACCGAGCTGAGCGCCGAAGAGCGACTGCTGCGCGCCATCTTCAACGAGAAGAGCCGCGAGGTTCGTGACACGAGCCTCAAGGTTCCTCACGGTGAGCGCGGAACCATCATCGCCGTCAAGGAGTTCTCTGCCGAGAACGACGACGAACTGGGTTCGGGCGTCAACCAGCGCGTAGTCGTGTACATCGCCCAGAAGCGCAAGATCACCGAGGGTGACAAGCTCGCCGGCCGTCACGGCAACAAGGGTGTCATCGCGAAGATCCTTCCGGTCGAAGACATGCCGTTCCTTGCAGACGGTACTCCCGTCGACGTGGTGCTCAACCCGCTCGGTATTCCGGGCCGAATGAACTTCGGCCAGGTGCTCGAGATCCACTTGGGCTGGATCGCCAAGCAGGGCTGGCAGGTCGAGGGCAAGGGCAACAAGTGGGCCGGGCGACTGCCCGCAGAGGCTCACCAGGCCGCCCCGAACACCAAGGTGGCGACGCCGGTGTTCGACGGTGCGCTCGAAGAAGAGATCGGCGGGCTGCTCGATTCGACGCTGCCCACCCGTGACGGCGACCGCCTGGTCGACGGCACCGGTAAAGCCACGCTCTTCGACGGTCGCTCGGGTGAGCCGTTCCCGCGCCCCATCTCGGTGGGCTACATGTACATCTTGAAGCTGCACCACTTGGTCGACGACAAGATCCACGCACGCTCGACGGGCCCGTACTCGATGATCACGCAGCAGCCGCTGGGTGGTAAGGCGCAGTTCGGTGGCCAGCGCTTCGGTGAGATGGAAGTGTGGGCGCTCGAAGCCTACGGTGCCGCTTACGCGCTGCAGGAGCTTCTGACCATCAAGTCCGACGACATTCTCGGCCGCGTGAAGGTCTACGAGGCGATCGTCAAGGGTGAGAACATCCAGGAGCCCGGCATTCCCGAGAGCTTCAAGGTGCTCATCAAAGAGATGCAGTCGCTCTGCCTCAACGTCGAAGTTCTTTCGGCCGACGGCACCGCGGTCAGCCTGCGCGACACCGATGACGAGGTCTTCCGTGCCGCTGAAGAGCTGGGTATCAACATCTCCACGCGCTTCGAGAACTCGTCGATCGACGACATTTGATCGGATGCCCGGCCAGTTGACTCTGGCCGGGCGCCCCACAACGACAGAACTGTAACTTCCTAATTTCAGGAGAATATAAATTGCTCGACGTTACAACTTTTGACGAACTGCGAATCGGTCTGGCTACGGCCGACGACATTCGCAAGTGGTCACACGGTGAGGTCAAGAAGCCCGAAACGATCAACTACCGCACGCTCAAGCCCGAGAAAGACGGTCTCTTCGGAGAACAGATCTTCGGCCCGAGCCGTGACTGGGAGTGCTCGTGCGGCAAGTACAAGCGAGTGCGCTTCAAAGGCATCGTCTGTGAGCGCTGTGGTGTAGAGGTCACGAAGTCGTCGGTGCGCCGTGAGCGCATGGGCCACATCGAACTCGCCGCCCCGGTCACTCACATCTGGTACTTCAAGGGTGTTCCGAGCCGTCTGGGCTACCTGCTCGACATGGCTCCGAAAGACCTCGAGAAGGTCATCTACTTCGCTGCCTACATGATCATCTCGGTCGATGTGGATGCTCGTCACGAAGACCTTCCCGGCCTCGAGAACGAACTGCGTCTCGAGATCAAGGCCCTCAGCGACCAGCGTGACTCACGCATCGCAGACCGTCTCACCAAGCTCGAAGCCGACCTGGCTGCCCTCGAGGCAGAAGGCGCCAAGAGCGACCAGAAGCGTCGCACCAAAGACGGCGCCGAGAAGGAGATGGGGCAGGTTCGCAAGTCGTTCGACGAGCAGATCGCCCAGCTCGAGCGCGTGTGGGAAGACTTCCGCAGCCTCAAGGTCGGTGAGCTCAAGCCCGAAGACAGCGTCTTCCACGAGCTTCAGGATCGCTACGGACAGTACTTCGAGGCCTACATGGGCGCCGAGGCCATCAAGAAGCGCCTCGAGGCCTTCGACCTCGCTGCCGAGTCCGAGCTTCTGCACCTGCAGATCTCAGAGGGCAAGGGCCAGAAGAAGATCCGCGCCATCAAGCGGCTGCGCGTCGTCAACTCGTTCCTGATCACCGGCAACTCGCCGGCCGCGATGGTGCTCGACGTGGTCCCCGTGATCCCGCCGGAACTTCGCCCGATGGTGCAGCTCGACGGTGGCCGCTTCGCGACCTCCGACCTCAACGACCTGTACCGCCGCGTGATCAACCGCAACAACCGCCTTCGTCGTCTGCTCGACCTCGGTGCTCCCGAGATCATCGTGAACAACGAGAAGCGCATGCTGCAAGAGGCCGTGGATGCTCTGTTCGACAACGGTCGTCGTGGCCGCCCCGTCACGGGTACCGGCAACCGCGCCCTGAAGTCCCTGAGCGACATGCTCAAGGGCAAGCAGGGTCGGTTCCGCCAGAACCTGCTCGGCAAGCGCGTCGACTACTCGGGTCGTTCGGTCATCATCGTTGGCCCGCAGCTCAAGCTGCACCAGTGCGGTCTGCCCAAGCAGATGGCTCTGGAGCTGTTCAAGCCGTTCGTCATCAAGCGCCTCATCGATCTGAGCCACGCTCAGAACATCAAGGCCGCGAAGCGTATGGTCGAGCGCAGCCGTCCCCAGGTGTGGGATGTTCTCGAAGAGATCATTCGCGAGCGCCCGGTGATGCTCAACCGCGCACCGACGCTGCACCGTCTGGGCATCCAGGCGTTCGAGCCTCAGCTCGTCGAGGGTAAGGCCATCCAGCTGCACCCGCTCGTCTGCACCGCGTTCAACGCGGACTTCGACGGCGACCAGATGGCCGTTCACCTTCCGCTCTCGGTCGAGGCTCAGGCCGAGGCGCGCATCTTGATGCTCGCCTCGAACAACATCCTGAAGCCGTCGGATGGCCGCCCCGTGACCCTGCCTACTCAGGACATGATCATCGGTCTGCACCACCTCACGACGCTGAAGGAGGGTGAGGTCGGTGAAGGCCGCGCCTTCTCGAGCATCGCCGAGGCCATCCTGGCCATGGATCAGCACACGCTCGACCTGAACGCCAAGGTACGCATCCGCTTGGAGAACATCACGTTCGCCGAGGGTGAAGCGCCCGAGGGTGCCGTTCTCGACGAGAACAACCGCGCCGAAGGTGTGACCCTGGTCAACACCACGCTCGGTCGCGCGCTGTTCAACGAGACGCTGCCCGAGGACTACCCCTACGTGGAGGCCGTGGCCGACAAGGGCCAGATCTCGGCGATCGTCAACGACCTCGCCGAGCGCTACCCGAAGGTCGAAGTCGCTGCCGCGCTCGACCGCATCAAAGACGCCGGTTTCCACTGGGCTACCCGCTCCGGTGTGACCGTTGCTCTCTCTGACATCTTGACCCCGCCGAACAAGCGGGAGATCGTTGCTCAGTACGAGAAGCTCGCGGCCAAGGTGCAGTCGCAGTACGAGAAGGGTCTGACCACCGACGCCGAGCGTCGTCAGGAACTGATTCAGATCTGGACCAAGGCGACCGAAGATGTCGCCGAGGCGATGCAGGCGAACTTCCCTGCCGACAACACGATCAACCGCATGGTGACATCGGGTGCTCGTGGTAACTGGCTGCAGGTTCGTAACATCGCCGGTATGCGAGGGCTGGTGAACAACCCGAAGGGTGAGATCATCCCGCGCCCGATCATCTCGTCGTACCGTGAAGGTCTGTCGGTGGCCGAGTACTTCATCGCCACCCACGGTGCTCGTAAGGGTCTGGCCGACACGGCTCTGCGTACCGCAGACTCGGGTTACCTGACGCGTCGACTCGTCGACGTCTCGCAGGATGTCATCATTCGTGAAGACGACTGTGGCACGACCAAGGGTCTCGACCTGCCCATCGCTGCGCTCGACGCATCCGGTGTGCTCGTCAAAGACTCGAACGTCGAGAACTCGGTGTTCGCCCGGAGCCTCGCTGCAGACGCAGTGGATGCCTCGGGTACCGTCATCGCCGAAGCCGGCGAAGACATCGGTGACGTGCTGATCGACAAGCTGGTCGAGGCCGGTGTCGAGAACATCAAGGTGCGCTCGGTTCTGACCTGTGAGTCGGCCGTCGGTGTGTGTGCTGCCTGCTACGGCCGCTCGCTCGCCACCGGACTGCTCGTGGACATCGGAGAGGCCGTCGGCATCATCGCCGCACAGTCGATCGGTGAGCCCGGCACCCAGCTGACCATGCGTACCTTCCACACGGGTGGTTCTGCATCGGCTGACGACATCACGCAGGGTCTGCCCCGCGTTCAGGAGCTCTTCGAAGCGCGTACCCCCAAGGGTGCGTCGCCCATCGCTGAAGCTGCTGGCCGCATCACCATCGAAGACACCGACCGCAGCCGCAAGCTGATTCTCACGCCCGACAACGGCGACGAGCCCATCGCTTACCCGGTGCTCAAGCGTGCCAGCCTTCTCATCGAAGACGGCGACCACGTCGAGCTCGGTACGCAGCTGCATGTCGGCGCGATCGACCCGAAAGAGGTTCTGCGAGTGCGTGGCGTTCGCGCCGTGCAGGAGCACCTCGTCGGCGGTGTGCAGGGCGTCTACCGTTCGCAGGGTGTTCCGATCCACGACAAGCACATCGAGGTCATCGTTCGTCAGATGCTCCGCAAGGTGACTGTCGTCGACCACGGTGACACCGACCTGCTGCCCGGTGAGCTCGTCGACCGCCAGCGTTACAACATTCTCAACCGCGAGGCACTGACCGAGGGTCGCAAGACCGCTTCGGCCCGTCAAGAAGTCATGGGTATCACCAAGGCTTCGCTCGCGACCGAGTCGTGGCTGAGTGCCGCGTCGTTCCAGGAGACCACGCGTGTTCTCACGCAGGCCGCCATGGAGGGCAAGAGCGACCCGCTGGTCGGCCTGAAGGAGAACGTCATCATCGGTAAGCTCATCCCGGCCGGAACGGGCTTGCAGAAGTACCGTAACGTCACCGTCGAAGCGACCGAAGAGGCCAAGGCCGAGCGCTACCCGAACCGCATCTTCACCGATGACGCCGTGTTCAGCGAAGCCGACCTCTCGTTCGTCGACTTCGACAGCTTCTCGAGCGACGACTACACCCCGGGCACCTACAACTAAGCTCCGCTTGGTTCGAAGGTGACCCTCGAAAAGGGCTCCTCTGCTTCGGCAGAGGGGCCCCTTTTGTTGCGCGCGCGTGTCTCGTCGGTTTGTCTGCGCGCGTGTGTCTAGATTGTTATTTCCGTCGGGTAGAGCGTCACCGTCGTCCGCGGCCCGAGCCGGCCGAAAGCGGCTTCTTCGATCGGCCCCAGACGGCGACGGGTGCGCGCCTTGCCGAGCGCGACGACGGCCCCGGTGGCCGGTTCCTTGCCGCTCAACAGGGCTACGTCGAGCCCGGCAACGACCATGGCGTCGGCAACGGTGTGCACAAACTCATCGGTCAAGTGGCAAGGAAGCAGCACCGCGAGGTTTCCCGTCGTGCCGAGGAGAGGGCTGCAATCGGCAAAAAGATGCGCCAGTCGGGGAGTGTGGTAATCGTTGTGAACGGCGTCGGCCCGCGGAGCCGCATCGAGCATGAGCGGGCTGGCCTGTAGATCGATGACCACATAGTCATACCAGGCCCATTGTGCGACCGTATCGAGGGCAGAGCTGAGGTTGCCCCGTATCACGGTGAGTTGAGCATCCTGAGGCAGCGGGTACTGTGCCAATACGACCTCAGTCACCTCGGCGCGGTCGTCAATGGCAACCTGAATCGAATCCGGCCTCGTCGCGGCGATATGCCGCGCGAGTGTCAGGGCGCCAGCCCCGGCGTGCAAGACAGTAACCGGGTCGCCGACCGGTCGGCTTGCATCCAGGAGCGTCGCCAGCCGTCGCAACGAAGCTGACTTCATCCTGGACGGGTAGCGCGTAAAGAGGTGTGCGACGGGCAGATCGTCGACTATCAGCGTCATACCGGCGTCAGGGTTGCGCTCGGAGGATTCCGGAAAGTACTCATCATCGCCGTCATCGGGCCGGAACAGCACGCGAGGCGTCCCGCAATTTGGTTCCACAATAGGCACCGCACAAGTCTAGAACTGACTCGCTCTCAGTAATATGCAGCTTATCCGCTCGCTCGGCGAGCGGCGAGAGCGATGCTTGCGGACGAGAAGAGCCGCCGCGGCGGTCGCTCTCGACCGGAATGGTCGCACTCGGCCGCGGTCGAGCTGCGCGAGAGTGGATGCGGCGGCCGCCCTCCCGGCCGCCGCGCCCCATCCCGTCGAGACGCAGCTCGGGCGCTCTCATTTCGCGGGTAATCCCGCGTCGACGGGCAGCTATTTGGCCAGGAACCCCGCATCCACGGGCAGTGTGACACCGGTGACGTACCGCGCCTCGTCGCTGACGAGCCAGGCGATGGCGTTGCTGATGTCGATGGGCTGAACGAGCTCCACCGGCAGCAGGTTCTGCAGGGCTGCACCCATCTCCGGGTTCGCGTTCAAGAACGCCTGCATGGCGTCGTTGACGACCATCGGAGTGTTCACCCCGGTCGGGTGAACCGTGTTCACCCGGATGCTCTGCGGTGCCAGCCAGTTGGCGAACGTGCGCATGAGGCCCACGACGCCGTGCTTCGCGGCCGCATAACCCGACGTTGCTCCGGTGCCATCGCCGCCCGCACCGGAGAGGCCCTGCGTCGAGCTGGTCAGCACGATCGCGCCGCCCTGGCCCTTCTCGATCATCGACGGCACAGCGGCGATCACGGTGTTGTAGACGCCGAACAGATTCACCTCCACCACATCGCGAAAGGCCTGAGCGTCGACGGTCTTCGTGCCTTGCGGGGCGATGCCGGCGTTCGCCAGAATGATGTCGATCGGGCCGAGTTCTGCGACGCCCTTCTCGGCGGCGGCCACCAGAGCGTCAAGGTCACGCGTGTCGCCCTGAACGGCCACGATGCGGCGGTCGAGAGCTTCGATGCTCGAGACGGTCTCGGCCAGATCATCCGGCGTCGACATCGGATAGGGCACGCTATCGATCTGCCCGCACAGATCGACGGCGATGATGTCGGCGCCTTCTTGCGCAAGCCGGATCGCATGGCTGCGACCCTGTCCACGTGCCGCACCGGTGATGAAGGCGACTTTGCCCTCGAGTTTTCCCATTGTCTTGTTGTCCTTATCGCTCACGGAGCAGACCGACATCGGGGCGAGCGGTCATTGCTCCTATTCGGCACTCGGTGCCGAATACAGGCAGGCTAGTCCCGCGACCTGCGATGCACAAGAGCGAGCAGAAGGCGTGATGGGGAGGCAGAATGAGGGGAGGTGCGGTTCGGCGCAGCTCGTCAGACGGGCTCCGGATGCTCGATCTGCTGCAGAGCATCCAGTACCTGAACCGCCACCAGCCGGCCCGCCCTATTGGCGCCGATCGTCGACGCCTGAGGTCCGTATCCGGCGAGAAAGACGCGGCCGTTGCGCCCGGCGCGACCCTGCTCGACCCGAATGCCACCGGCCTGTTCGCGTAGCTTCAGCGGGGCGAGGTGCGCCAGATCGGCGCGAAAGCCGGTCGCCCAGATGATGGCGTCGGCCGGCTCGAACGATCCGTCGGCGAACCGCACGCCGCCGTGCTCGATCGAGGTGAACATCGGGTGCGCGACGAGTAAGCCGCGCTCGACTCCGGCGAGGTTCTTCGGGGTGGCCGGCAGACCGGTGCCGCTGATGATGCTCGGCAACACGCGCCCCGCTTTGGCGGCCTCGTCTTGCTGCGCCACTGCGGCGAGGCGCGACTCGAGGCCGACGGCGGCCTGAGCGTCGGCCGGCGGCACGGCGAGAACGGATGAACTGCCAGAGCCCGCACCGTCGGCGAACGTCGAGGCGCGAGCCTGCGCCCCCGGCTCGCCGAACTCGACGGGTCGGCGCGTGACCCAGAAGGTGGATGCGGCGACCCCTTCGAGCTCGAGCAGAAACCCGACGGCAGACGTGCCGCCGCCCACCACGATGACGCGCTTGCCCGCGAAATCGTGCGCCGAGCGGTATTCGGGAGTACTGATCTGCAGGCCGCGGAACGTCTCGCCGCCTTTGTAGAACGGCCGAAAGGGCGTCGCCCAGGTGCCGCTCGCGTTGACCACGACCTCGGCGCTGATGATCTCGATGCCGGTGCCGGTGCCGGTGCGAGTGCCTGTGCCTGTGCTGCCGCGCGTCGCGCTGACCAGGAGGTCGCCCCCGGGCATCCGTTCTCGTACCGCCGTCACGTCGACGGGCCGAAAAACCTGCAGCCCGAAGTGCTGCTCGTAGAGTTCGTAATACTCGGCCACCACGTCACGGGCGGCCCGGGTCTGGTCCGCGGTCTCGAAACTCAGACCGAGGTCGTGCAGGCCGGGCAGATCGCTCACGCGATGAGCGGTGCCGAGACGCAGCGATTCCCAGCGGAACTGCCAGGCTCCGCCCGTGGTCGGCCCACGATCGACGATGACAAGATCGCTGCCGGGCGTGAGTCCGCGGCGCTGCAGATGATAGGCGACCGATAGCCCGGCTTGGCCGGCGCCGACGATCACGACGCGGGCCGAGTGCGGGAGGGTGGTGGCTTCGTCAGGCGCCGACTCGGGCATCCGTCACCACCGTCGCGTCGCCGATGAACTCCGTCAGATGCTCGGGAGGCACCGTGCCGCTCGGGTGCGGGCCTTCGGCCGCGAGCCGGGGGAGCAGGCTCAGCATGCCGGGATTCCGCGAGCCGACGAGCACGGCGTTGCCCTCGGCGCGGCCCTCGACGAGGTCTTTGGAGCTGAGCACGACGACGTGCTCGAGCACCGCCGCAAGGGTCGCGGTCTGCGCCCGCACCAGCGCGAGGTCAGCGTCGTCGGCGACATTCACCACGAGCAGCCCGTCGGAGTCGAGCAGGGCAGCCAGTTCGGCGAAGTACTCGACAGTGGTCAGGTGAGGGGGAGTGGATGATCCCGAGTACACATCGACCACGATGAGGTCGAACGGGCCGAACGTGGCGGCCCAGGTGAGCCCGCGCCTGGCGTCGTCGGTGCGCACGGTGAACTCGGCGCCGGCCGGCAACGGGAGGTTGTCGGTGACGAAGTCGAGCAGATTGCCCTCGGATTCGAGCACGAACTGGTGCGACTCGGGCCGAGTGAGCGCGATGTAGCGCGGCAGGGTGAGGGCACCCGCGCCGAGGTGCAGAACCGCGATCGGTTCACCGGCGGGCGCGAACAGGTCGACGACATTCGCGATGCGCTGCACGTAGTCGAACAGCAGGTGCACCTGATGCTCGACGAACACGTGCGACTGCGGTTCGCCGCCGATGTAGAGCGTGAACCCGTCGTCGGAGTACTGGTCGGGCCTGATCTGCGCCACCAGACCGCTCGGGCCCAGAACGCAGGTCGGGAACGTGGTCACGCGGTCGATCCTACTGGCGGGCACTGGGCCGGCGCCGTGTGCGGTGGCGCAGGCGCCGAGAACGGCGCGCCGAGGGCATACCGGCCACGCGCGACGCGGGCGCGAGCATCCGTCAATTACCCGGGGATTCGGCCCCGGCGTTGTTAGAGTGTGCCTGCGGCGGACTCTCGTCGCAGCAGTGCGGCCGACGTGGTCGGTCGCCGTAGGTCGGGCCCGAAGCGTGGCCCGTGAAGGAGCAGCATCATGAGCGACGAGCGCACCACCGGCGACCCGAACGCGCCTCAGTACGATCCCGCGCCGACGAGCGAGACCGTCGCCGAGCATGAGGGTGCCGAGCAGGAGAGTGCTGCGCAGGGGAGTGCTGCGCAGCAGGGTTCCGAGCAGCAGAGTGCCGAGCAGCAGGCTGCCGCCGGCCCGGCGGTCGACTTCGGTGCGCCGGCCGAGCAGGCGGTGGATGCTCCGGCCGTTGTCGACCCGCAAACCGCAGTCGCTCCGAGCGAACTGGCTCCGGTCGACACGGCGGCTCCCGGTGAGGGCGCGGCCGTCGACGCCGAAACAGCGGCGCCCGCAGCCGAACTGCCGCCGGCCGCTCCGATCGCCGAGCCGCTCACGCCGGCATCTGCCGTGTATGACGTGCCCGAGACGCCCCAGCCCACGCCGACGTGGGCGGCTCCCGCCGCCGAGGCAGCTGCCGTCGCGCCGACGGTCGCAGAACCGGCTTCTGCTCCTATCGTGGCCGCCATCACTCCGGCCGAACTCGGCGCGCCCGCGAGCGAAGCTGTCGCATACCCAGCGGCGGCATTCCAGACGCCGACACCGTACACCGAGCCCGCCGCCCCCGCCGGCGATGCGGCTCCTGGCGTCGTGGCCGGAGCGGTGCTTGCGGCCCCTGGCGCCGCGGCCGTCGCCGCACCCGCGGCCTACCCGCCGGGCACCTACCCGCCTGCCGGGTACCAGCAGGCGCCCGGCGCCCCGGGCTACCAGGGTTATGGTGCGCCCGCGGCGGTCGTCGTGCCGGTGCTCACGCCGCCGAAGAAGCGCGGCAACCGAGGCATCGGAATACTCATCTCGCTCGTCGGAACGGTGATCTACGCGGTGTTGTTCGCGGTCGTCGCCGCGGTCATTCTGGCGTTCAACGTGCCTGCCTCCCGCCTGGGCGGGGTCGTCGGCGATTTCGTCTCCAGCCCCGCATATTACGTACCTGTCATCTTCTTTGCCATCGCTCTGATTCTGGTCGTGCTGATCGTGAATCGGGCCGGCTGGTGGGCGTACGTGCTCGGTGGCTTTCTGGTGGCCGTCGTCGTGTACGGCGCGGCCATTCTCGGGGCGCTTCTTGCGGTTCAGGCGTGGAACTTCTCTTCTGCAGACCTGACCACGTTCATCCGGAGCCTCGTGATGGACCCGCTGACGCTCGCCGCAGCGATCGTGGCACGCGAGGTACCGATTTGGATCGGTGCCTGGATCGCCTCGCGCGGCCGCAAGCTCAAGGCGAAGAACGCCGCCGATCGTGAGGAATACGAGCGTAAGCTCGCCGAGACGCCGGTGGCGACATACCCGGCAGCGCCAGCAGCACCCGCCATTTGACCGAAGGCGTTACACCGCGTAATATTCTCTGGGTGTGCGCTTTGTCGTGCTCGCGTGCCGTCAAGCATTCTTCTGAATAGTTTCGGGGCATCGGGCCGCGCCTGATCATACAAAGCAGGGTTTCACCGCTCACATCGAGCGGCTGGCCCCCACGGCATACCTGCCCCCGACGAGCCCCCTGCGGCTTGCAAGCAGGTCCGCGTTCGAATGCGAATATGCAACCAACTGTCACCGTGCAGTAAACACAAGGAGTTACGTTAGTGCCTACCATTCAGCAGCTGGTCCGTAAGGGCCGAACGCGCAAGGTCACGAAGACCAAAGCGCCTGCTCTCAAGTCCAACCCGCAGCAGCGCGGCGTGTGCACCCGTGTGTACACCACCACGCCCAAGAAGCCGAACTCGGCCCTGCGTAAGGTCGCCCGCGTCAAGCTGTCCAACGGCACTGAGGTGACCGCCTACATTCCCGGTGAAGGCCACAACCTGCAAGAGCACTCGATGGTGCTCGTGCGCGGCGGTCGTGTGAAAGACCTGCCCGGTGTTCGTTACAAGATCGTTCGCGGCGCCCTCGACACCCAGGCCGTCAAGAACCGCAAGCAGGCTCGCAGCCGCTACGGCGCGAAGATGGAGAAGAAGTAATGCCTCGTAA
Coding sequences:
- a CDS encoding DNA-directed RNA polymerase subunit beta' — encoded protein: MLDVTTFDELRIGLATADDIRKWSHGEVKKPETINYRTLKPEKDGLFGEQIFGPSRDWECSCGKYKRVRFKGIVCERCGVEVTKSSVRRERMGHIELAAPVTHIWYFKGVPSRLGYLLDMAPKDLEKVIYFAAYMIISVDVDARHEDLPGLENELRLEIKALSDQRDSRIADRLTKLEADLAALEAEGAKSDQKRRTKDGAEKEMGQVRKSFDEQIAQLERVWEDFRSLKVGELKPEDSVFHELQDRYGQYFEAYMGAEAIKKRLEAFDLAAESELLHLQISEGKGQKKIRAIKRLRVVNSFLITGNSPAAMVLDVVPVIPPELRPMVQLDGGRFATSDLNDLYRRVINRNNRLRRLLDLGAPEIIVNNEKRMLQEAVDALFDNGRRGRPVTGTGNRALKSLSDMLKGKQGRFRQNLLGKRVDYSGRSVIIVGPQLKLHQCGLPKQMALELFKPFVIKRLIDLSHAQNIKAAKRMVERSRPQVWDVLEEIIRERPVMLNRAPTLHRLGIQAFEPQLVEGKAIQLHPLVCTAFNADFDGDQMAVHLPLSVEAQAEARILMLASNNILKPSDGRPVTLPTQDMIIGLHHLTTLKEGEVGEGRAFSSIAEAILAMDQHTLDLNAKVRIRLENITFAEGEAPEGAVLDENNRAEGVTLVNTTLGRALFNETLPEDYPYVEAVADKGQISAIVNDLAERYPKVEVAAALDRIKDAGFHWATRSGVTVALSDILTPPNKREIVAQYEKLAAKVQSQYEKGLTTDAERRQELIQIWTKATEDVAEAMQANFPADNTINRMVTSGARGNWLQVRNIAGMRGLVNNPKGEIIPRPIISSYREGLSVAEYFIATHGARKGLADTALRTADSGYLTRRLVDVSQDVIIREDDCGTTKGLDLPIAALDASGVLVKDSNVENSVFARSLAADAVDASGTVIAEAGEDIGDVLIDKLVEAGVENIKVRSVLTCESAVGVCAACYGRSLATGLLVDIGEAVGIIAAQSIGEPGTQLTMRTFHTGGSASADDITQGLPRVQELFEARTPKGASPIAEAAGRITIEDTDRSRKLILTPDNGDEPIAYPVLKRASLLIEDGDHVELGTQLHVGAIDPKEVLRVRGVRAVQEHLVGGVQGVYRSQGVPIHDKHIEVIVRQMLRKVTVVDHGDTDLLPGELVDRQRYNILNREALTEGRKTASARQEVMGITKASLATESWLSAASFQETTRVLTQAAMEGKSDPLVGLKENVIIGKLIPAGTGLQKYRNVTVEATEEAKAERYPNRIFTDDAVFSEADLSFVDFDSFSSDDYTPGTYN
- a CDS encoding mycofactocin-coupled SDR family oxidoreductase, translating into MGKLEGKVAFITGAARGQGRSHAIRLAQEGADIIAVDLCGQIDSVPYPMSTPDDLAETVSSIEALDRRIVAVQGDTRDLDALVAAAEKGVAELGPIDIILANAGIAPQGTKTVDAQAFRDVVEVNLFGVYNTVIAAVPSMIEKGQGGAIVLTSSTQGLSGAGGDGTGATSGYAAAKHGVVGLMRTFANWLAPQSIRVNTVHPTGVNTPMVVNDAMQAFLNANPEMGAALQNLLPVELVQPIDISNAIAWLVSDEARYVTGVTLPVDAGFLAK
- a CDS encoding FAD-dependent oxidoreductase, with the translated sequence MPESAPDEATTLPHSARVVIVGAGQAGLSVAYHLQRRGLTPGSDLVIVDRGPTTGGAWQFRWESLRLGTAHRVSDLPGLHDLGLSFETADQTRAARDVVAEYYELYEQHFGLQVFRPVDVTAVRERMPGGDLLVSATRGSTGTGTRTGTGTGIEIISAEVVVNASGTWATPFRPFYKGGETFRGLQISTPEYRSAHDFAGKRVIVVGGGTSAVGFLLELEGVAASTFWVTRRPVEFGEPGAQARASTFADGAGSGSSSVLAVPPADAQAAVGLESRLAAVAQQDEAAKAGRVLPSIISGTGLPATPKNLAGVERGLLVAHPMFTSIEHGGVRFADGSFEPADAIIWATGFRADLAHLAPLKLREQAGGIRVEQGRAGRNGRVFLAGYGPQASTIGANRAGRLVAVQVLDALQQIEHPEPV
- a CDS encoding polyamine aminopropyltransferase; this translates as MPIVEPNCGTPRVLFRPDDGDDEYFPESSERNPDAGMTLIVDDLPVAHLFTRYPSRMKSASLRRLATLLDASRPVGDPVTVLHAGAGALTLARHIAATRPDSIQVAIDDRAEVTEVVLAQYPLPQDAQLTVIRGNLSSALDTVAQWAWYDYVVIDLQASPLMLDAAPRADAVHNDYHTPRLAHLFADCSPLLGTTGNLAVLLPCHLTDEFVHTVADAMVVAGLDVALLSGKEPATGAVVALGKARTRRRLGPIEEAAFGRLGPRTTVTLYPTEITI